CTCAACAGGATCCTAGAACTTCATGAACATCATTGACGAACTTCTGTGGCGTGGCCTCATCAACCAGTCTACGGACATCGACGCCCTCCGCGAGGCCTGCGAGCAGCCCATCTCCCTCTACTGCGGGTTCGATCCGACCGGCGACTCCCTGCACGCCGGGCACCTGGTCCCGATGGTGATGCTCCGCCGCTTCCAGCAGGCGGGTCACCGCCCGATCACCCTCGCGGGTGGCGCGACCGGCTTCATCGGCGACCCCCGAGACGTCGGTGAGCGCTCCATGCTCTCTTCCGAGACCGTGGCCCATAACCTCGAGGCCATCAAGGAGCAGCTGCGCCGCTTCGTCGACTTCGAGGACTCGGAGAACCCTGCGGTCATGGCGAACAACGCCGACTGGACCATGAATATGTCCGTCGTCGAGTTCCTCCGCGATGTGGGAAAGAACTTCTCGCTCAACACGATGCTCGACCGCGACACCGTCAAGCGCCGCCTCGAGTCCGACGGCATTTCCTACACCGAGTTCTCCTACATGCTGCTCCAAGCTAACGACTACCTGCAGCTGCACCGCTCGCACGAGTGCCAGCTGCAGATCGGCGGCGGCGACCAGTGGGGCAACATCGTCTCCGGCGTCGACCTCATCCGCCGCGTCACCGGCGACAAGGTCCATGCGCTGACTGTGCCGCTGGTGACGGACGCGCAGGGGCAGAAGTTTGGCAAGTCCACCGGCGGCGGCAAGCTCTGGCTCGACGCCGAGAAGACAAGCCCCTACGCCTGGTACCAGTACTTCCTTAACGCTGGTGACTCCGTGGTCATCGACTACCTGCGCTGGTTTACGTTCCTGTCCCAGGAGGAGATCGCCGAGCTGGAGAAGCAGACGGCCGAGGCGCCGTTCAAGCGCGCCGCGCAGCGCCGCTTGGCGCAGGAGATGACCACCCTGGTTCACGGCAAGGAGGCCACCGAGGCCGTCGAGCTCGCCGCCCAGGCGCTCTTCGGCCGCGCCGAGCTGGGCTCCCTCGACGAGGCAACCCTTGCTGGCGCCCTTTCTGAGACCACCGTCGCCGAGCTGTCCGCCTCGGACCCGAAGACCATCGTCGACCTGCTGGTGGCCAGCGGGCTGGCCGACTCCAAGGGCGCGGCACGCCGCACAGTGAAGGAGGGCGGCGCCTACGTCAACAACGAGCGCATCAGCGACGAGGCCTGGGAGCCCGCTGCCGAGGATTACCTGCACGGCAAGTGGCTGGTGCTGCGCAAGGGCAAGAAGAACTTCGCGGGCGCGAAGGTCTCCTAGGCCGCTACACCCCAACAGGCAGCTTCCGCAACGGGCGTCTGGAGGATCACGATCAACCGATCGGATGATTTTCCAGGCGCCCGTTGCCCGTATTGGAAAGCCGTGTCACGCGGGGGAGAATGGGAGGCATGAACAAGATCTTCTACGCTGCGGCCAGCTACACCTTCCTCGGGCTCCTCGCGGGCATCTTGTACCGCGAGTTCACCCGCTACTACGACTTCCCGCTCACGGACCCGACCGCCCTGAGCACCCTGCACACTCACCTGTTGGTGCTGGGCACCGTCATGAACCTGGTGCTACTGGCGCTCGCCGCCTCGATGAAGATCCACGCCATCAAGCTCTTCGACACCTTCTTCTGGGTCTACAACTTGGGTCTCGTGTGGACCGCAACGTTCATGACCTACAAGGGCTGCATGCAGGTGACCCAGCCCGGCTTCGAGCTCAGCGCTGGTCTAGCGGGCGCGTCCGGCATGGGGCACATCATTCTGGCCATCGCATTCATTCAGCTGTTCATGGTGATCCGCCGGGCTATGAAGCGCCTTGCATAGTTTGCTTGTCGACGTTTGCCTTCGGCGGTTTGACCAGCGGATTTGTGTTAGCTGGCGGTGGTGAGTAACTTAGTGCGAGTCGCCGGGACGGCCTGGTGCTAGCCAGTAGCTAGAAGGAGACAAAGAAACCTGGTTAACTTCGAGTTTGACTCTCGTTCAAACGAGATGATATGTTGGTTAACCGGACCGCGAAGTGGTTGCCCTTCAGATTGGGGTTGTCGTTTTGTGTGTTCATGTTGTTTGAGAACTCAATAGTGTGCCAATTTTGTACTTTTTTTGTTGCTTGTTGGTGTGGTTTGTGTGTGCTGTTATGGTGTGGTGTGGCTGGCAAGTGTGGCTTGCTTGTTAAAGACTGTGCTGTGATGGTGGGTGCTTACTGGTACTGGTGAGTGGCTTTTGTGTGTGCCTTTTTGCCCCGTCGGGTGGGTGCACATGTATCATCTATTTTTTTTGACAATCATTTTTTATGCCATTGCACATTGTTTGTGTGGTGGTGTGCTGGTTGTTTGTTTTTTTTGCTTGGTTTTGGGCTTTCCCAAAGTTTTTGGACAAGGTTTTTTTCTTGTTTTTTGTGGAGAGTTTGATCCTGGCTCAGGACGAACGCTGGCGGCGTGCTTAACACATGCAAGTCGAACGGAAAGGCCCAGCTTGCTGGGTGCTCGAGTGGCGAACGGGTGAGTAACACGTGGGTGATCTGCCCCTGACTTCGGGATAAGCTTGGGAAACTGGGTCTAATACCGGATAGGACAATCGTTTAGTGTCGGTTGTGGAAAGTTTTTTCGGTTAGGGATGAGCCCGCGGCCTATCAGCTTGTTGGTGGGGTAATGGCCTACCAAGGCGTCGACGGGTAGCCGGCCTGAGAGGGTGGACGGCCACATTGGGACTGAGATACGGCCCAGACTCCTACGGGAGGCAGCAGTGGGGAATATTGCACAATGGGCGCAAGCCTGATGCAGCGACGCCGCGTGGGGGATGACGGCCTTCGGGTTGTAAACCTCTTTCGACAGGGACGAAGCTTTTGTGACGGTACCTGTATAAGAAGCACCGGCTAACTACGTGCCAGCAGCCGCGGTAATACGTAGGGT
This is a stretch of genomic DNA from Corynebacterium vitaeruminis DSM 20294. It encodes these proteins:
- the tyrS gene encoding tyrosine--tRNA ligase; the encoded protein is MNIIDELLWRGLINQSTDIDALREACEQPISLYCGFDPTGDSLHAGHLVPMVMLRRFQQAGHRPITLAGGATGFIGDPRDVGERSMLSSETVAHNLEAIKEQLRRFVDFEDSENPAVMANNADWTMNMSVVEFLRDVGKNFSLNTMLDRDTVKRRLESDGISYTEFSYMLLQANDYLQLHRSHECQLQIGGGDQWGNIVSGVDLIRRVTGDKVHALTVPLVTDAQGQKFGKSTGGGKLWLDAEKTSPYAWYQYFLNAGDSVVIDYLRWFTFLSQEEIAELEKQTAEAPFKRAAQRRLAQEMTTLVHGKEATEAVELAAQALFGRAELGSLDEATLAGALSETTVAELSASDPKTIVDLLVASGLADSKGAARRTVKEGGAYVNNERISDEAWEPAAEDYLHGKWLVLRKGKKNFAGAKVS
- a CDS encoding DUF2871 domain-containing protein, which gives rise to MNKIFYAAASYTFLGLLAGILYREFTRYYDFPLTDPTALSTLHTHLLVLGTVMNLVLLALAASMKIHAIKLFDTFFWVYNLGLVWTATFMTYKGCMQVTQPGFELSAGLAGASGMGHIILAIAFIQLFMVIRRAMKRLA